A region from the Gemmatimonadaceae bacterium genome encodes:
- the recA gene encoding recombinase RecA, producing the protein MTDDKRKALALAVAQIEKSCGKGSIMRLGTDSKVRVESIPTGAINLDAAIGVGGIPRGRITEIYGPESSGKTTLCLHVVANAQRAGGVAAYIDAEHALDTEYAKKLGVDVENMLISQPDTGEQALEICEILVRSGAVDVIVIDSVAALVPKAEIEGDMGDSHVGLQARLMSQALRKLTGAIARSKVSVVFINQLREKIGVMFGNPETTTGGKALKFYASLRLDIRRIGPVKEKEDVIGSHVRVKVVKNKVAPPFKQAEFDIMYAEGISHTSLLVDIGVESGIIDKSGAWYSYGTQRIGQGRENAKLFLKDNPTLMAEVEEKVKQVLGVKSGDVAPVEEAED; encoded by the coding sequence ATGACGGACGACAAGCGCAAGGCCCTGGCGCTCGCGGTCGCGCAGATCGAAAAGAGCTGTGGCAAAGGCTCGATCATGCGCTTGGGCACGGACTCCAAGGTGCGAGTGGAGTCCATCCCGACTGGAGCGATCAATCTCGATGCCGCGATCGGCGTGGGTGGTATCCCGCGCGGTCGTATCACCGAGATCTACGGCCCGGAGTCGAGCGGTAAGACCACGCTCTGCTTGCATGTGGTGGCGAACGCCCAGCGGGCGGGTGGCGTCGCGGCCTACATCGACGCGGAGCACGCGCTCGACACGGAGTACGCCAAGAAGCTGGGCGTCGACGTCGAGAACATGCTGATTTCGCAGCCCGACACCGGCGAGCAGGCGCTCGAGATCTGCGAGATCCTCGTGCGCTCGGGCGCGGTCGATGTGATCGTGATCGACTCGGTGGCGGCGCTGGTGCCGAAGGCGGAAATCGAGGGCGACATGGGCGACTCGCACGTCGGCCTGCAGGCGCGCCTCATGAGCCAGGCGCTCCGCAAGCTCACCGGTGCCATCGCCCGCTCGAAGGTCTCGGTGGTCTTTATCAATCAGCTGCGCGAAAAGATCGGCGTGATGTTCGGCAACCCCGAGACGACCACGGGTGGCAAGGCGCTCAAGTTCTACGCCTCGCTCCGTCTCGACATCCGCCGCATCGGACCGGTCAAGGAAAAGGAAGACGTCATCGGCTCGCACGTCCGCGTGAAGGTCGTGAAGAACAAGGTCGCCCCGCCGTTCAAGCAGGCGGAGTTCGACATCATGTACGCGGAAGGGATCAGCCACACCTCGCTCCTCGTCGACATCGGCGTCGAGTCGGGGATCATCGACAAGTCGGGCGCCTGGTACAGCTACGGCACCCAGCGCATCGGGCAGGGCCGCGAGAACGCCAAGCTGTTCCTCAAGGACAACCCGACGCTCATGGCCGAAGTCGAAGAGAAGGTGAAGCAGGTGTTGGGCGTGAAGAGCGGCGATGTCGCTCCGGTAGAGGAAGCGGAGGACTAA